In the genome of Caenorhabditis elegans chromosome IV, the window GATTTGACGGtagttttttccaattgcAGGGAGGGAGCAGggcctgaaaatattgaaaattaagggtatatcataaaattctgatttttagagaaaaaatccCGCACCTTTCACAACTTTCAGACTGGATTTCTTCTCTTTCGTCTGATTTTTGACTTCTCCCTCAAACGAGACTCCACGGCTTGCGCCGACCTTTGCGAGAGCCCGAGCCCACGGCAAATCCACGTCCCGCACTGTCAGCGTGGCGTTTTTCAGCTGCTCCTGCGGCTCGTAGGCCACAAGGGAGGTTGGGAGATTCACGGTGAGAGTCAGATTGGTCTCCCACGTCTTTCGGTCGTCCTGGACGGTCCATGGAGTCGAATTTACGGTCTTTTTCGCGGATTTCTGTGGTGGAGCCTCTCCGGAAGCCAATTTCTTTACGGCTTCTGCCTTGGCAGCCTTGCGAGCCTCCTTCTTGGCGTCCTTGTCTAGTTTTGCGGGGGCTCCGGGGACTCCGGGAGCTGAAGAGGCTGCTCCAGCGGATTTCTCAGGCTCTTTTGGCGCTTTTTCCGCAGGTTTTTGAGCAGATCTCTCTGCTTTTCCAGCCTCTCCAAGGCTTACCAGCAACTTCTTGAGCTCTTCGGTCTGTGCTTTGAGCTGCTCGATCAGTGAGAGCTGTTTGTGCTCCAAAGCCTTGCGCGGATCGGATTCtacctgaaatttcagttttttttgagccaaaatccGTCTATTACCTGCACCGCATCAGAAGGCCCGACTCCTCCGAAAGATGGATTATGATACGAACCTACTGGATAGCAGGCGATTTTCGGATGAACCTCAAAATTCGGTGGGAACGTCGGTGTCAGCTTGTACATTGGCATCGCGTGATTTACCCTGGAAAATCCTATTTTATACGAAATCttgagatttttgagattttcagagCAATCGAGAGATTGTA includes:
- the Y55F3AM.13 gene encoding FH2 domain-containing protein (Confirmed by transcript evidence) — encoded protein: MPMYKLTPTFPPNFEVHPKIACYPVGSYHNPSFGGVGPSDAVQVESDPRKALEHKQLSLIEQLKAQTEELKKLLVSLGEAGKAERSAQKPAEKAPKEPEKSAGAASSAPGVPGAPAKLDKDAKKEARKAAKAEAVKKLASGEAPPQKSAKKTVNSTPWTVQDDRKTWETNLTLTVNLPTSLVAYEPQEQLKNATLTVRDVDLPWARALAKVGASRGVSFEGEVKNQTKEKKSSLKVVKGPAPSLQLEKTTVKSLQTIWKLLGSSLGLFSRRPQQVLSASHQAIWLGKAEQILAGSCDQSFVTREASQFLARFDSLSSQWEVCVADIVFRSLLNLGEHLPNNVELWAKKIDALIV